gggggggacactctagacccaaacttctacagacctatatctatcctaccctgcctttctaagttcttcgaaagccaagtcaaaaaacagattaccgaccatttcgaatcccaccgcgccttctccgctatgcaatctggtttcagagctggtcatgggtgcacctcagccacgctcaaggtcctaaacgatatcttaaccgccatcgataagaaacaatactgtgcagccttattcattgacctggccaagaattttgactctgtcaatcaccacatcctcatcggcagactcgatagccttggtttctcaaatggttgcttcgcctggttcaccaactacttctctgatagagttcagtatgtcaaattggagggcctgttgtccaggcctctggcagtctctatgggggtgccacagggttcaattcttgggccgactatCTTctatgtatacatcaatgatgtcgctcttgctgctggtgagtctctgatccacctctacgcagacgacacaattctgtatacatctggcccttctttggacactgtgttaacaaccctccagacgagcttcaatgccatacaactctccttccgtggcctgcTCTGAAATTCAAGTAAAGCTAAATGCAttctcttcaactgatcgctgcccgcacctgctcgcacgtccagcatcactactctggacggttctgacttagaatatgtggacaactgcaaatacctaggtgtcaggttagactgtaaactctccttccagactcacattaataatctccaatcctaaattaaatctagaattggcttcctatttcgcaaacaaagcatccttcactcatgctgccaaacatacccttgttaAACTGActctcctaccgatccttgacttcggcgatgtcatttacaaaatagcctccaacactctactcagcaaattggatgcagtctatcaaagtgccatccgttttgtctccaaatccccatatactacccaccactgcgaactgtatgctctcgttggctggccctcgcttcatattcgtcgccaaacccactggctccaagtcatcttttagtctttgctaggtaaagccctgccttatctcagctcactggtcaccacagcagcacccacctgtagcacacactccagcaggtatatttcactggtcaccccagggcctattcctcctttggccgccttttccttccagttttctgctgccaatgactggaacgaattgcaaaaatcagtgaatctccctcattaactttaagcaccagctgtcagagcagcacactgatcactgcacctgtacatagcccatccaactacctcatccccatactgttttttttctctcctttgcagcccagtatctctactttacATTCATCTTCAGCACATCTGCCACTCGTCTCTATCACACcaatgtttaattgctaaattgtcattattttgccactatggcctatttattgccttacctcccttatcttacctcatttgcacacacagtatatagactttttttctattgtgttattgactgtatgttttgtttgttccatgtgtaactctgtgttgttgttgtcgcactgctttgctttatcttggccagttcacagttgtaaatgagaagttgttatcaattagcctatcttgTAAAAAAACACCAGGCGTGTCCATATCTGGTTTGAACATCTCCTTTACGGTCCATATAGCCTCCCAAGCCAAAACCTATATGAATATCTGCCATCAGATGGCAGTGTTAAACTACATTTACCCTGTAAACAAATGAATGAGAAGAGTGATCAAATCAGGCAGCTGATTTAAATAACCCTATAGACAAATCATCAGCTGTATTTACATGGACTTACAGTATGATATTGTTTACAATTAGGATTTGCGTAATGCCATTATTCATATCACGGAATAAATGACCATTCGAATAGACGTTCACTGTTCTAAACCATAAcaaaaggagaaaaggagaaaggaACTATTTAtttaacagaaatacaaaatgtaTCACCTTTTGTGATAGCTTATATGTGTCTATATGATATAATATACAGTAAGTTTCAAAATAAGAACCATATTTGGAAGTAATAGCAGACCAACTATAATGTAAACAGTCCATACATAGGCTATGTGCATATATGACGCCTGCGCCAACAAAAATAAAACGTCTCAACCGGTCTGCCATCAGCACATACTGTAATacagagaaaaaaatatattcaaaAACCCTACTAGTTCATAACCAGTATGCAAGTAAAAACAAACATAGGACAAGTTCTGACTGTGCCTATGGGGCCTGAGAGATCTGTCACGTTGCCCAGGAGTGGGAGTATTTCTCACCAAGCTGCATTTAGccatgtatgtatttatttatttacagtgATACTGGCTGAGGCTATGGGGACCTGAATGGAAACAATAACAACACATCAAAATGAATGTGTTTAACTGCCAGCACAAAGTCCAATCACATTGGGTCACATTTGTGTTTAAAGGCTCTCTGGCTCCAGGCAGGTGTGCTTAGCTGGTTTGCCTCTAAGACAGGAACCCAGAGATACCGAAGTGCTGCTAGTTGGCCGGAGTGGGGCTTCACTGTAAACTGTAACAACACCCTGCTCTTCAGCTCAGAGTCCTGAGACATCACTAGCCCTCCAGTTGCTCCAGCAGGGGGTTGGCTTCACTTTCAGGGGTCTTGACGCTGTCCGTCCTGACTATGCACGTTGGGCGGTGGTGATTCAACATGATGATCAGCTGCTGCCGCTCATGCTTCAGCTCCTCAATCTGAGCTTTGAGTTCAGAGTTCATCACCTCTAGTCTCTCCGATTCCTGAGACAGTGGGGGCAAGAAGATCATTACTTATTCCTAGAAAACTGGAGAATTATTTCACATTTCATTAAAGAAAAACCTCTCACCCTTTGTAGATAGTCTGTCCTCTCCTTTTTTTTGTTTCTACAGCGTGCTGCTGCtactttgtttttctctctccttcgttTCCTCCTGtcttcttcctcatctctctacatTAAAGGAAAATGCAAACATATTTTAAAACCGAACAAGGTGGAAAATGGACCCTGCAATTACATTTCAACTGCAGGAAACAATCTAAAAGCGGGTTACTTGTTTTAATGATAATTCTGTCCAATAGGTGATGCTATTGGTCAACATTAAAGGCCCAGTACAATCAAAAACATGATATTCTGTGACACACACCCAAACgttgaataatagtaaagacatcaaaactatgaaataacacatatggaatcatgtagtaaccaaaccagttttaaaatatatttgagattcttcaaagtagccaccctttgccctgacAACAGCTTTGGACAcccttagcattctctcaaccagcttcatgaggaatgcttttccaaccgtcttgaaggagttcccacatatgctgagcacttgttgtgtctacttttccttcactctgcagtccaactcatcccaaaccatctcaattgggttgaggtcacttgattgtggaggccaggtcatctgatgcagcactttatcactctccttcttggccaaatagcccttacacagctgttgaaaaacaaatgatagtgggactaagtgcaaaccagatggacTGGTGTATCGctgctgaatgctgtggtagccatgctggttaagtgtaccttgaactctaaataaatcactgacagcgtcaccaacaaagcacccccacacctccacgcttcacggtggaaaccacacatacTCTGAGTCTCGCAAAGATACGGCAGAtgtaaccaaaaatctcaaatttggactgatCAGGCCAAAAGGtccgatttccaccggtctaatgtccattgctcctgtttcttggcccaagcaagcctcttattattggtgtcctttagtagtggtttctttgctgcaATTCGAGCATGAACGTCTgactcacacagtctcctctgaatagttcaTGTTGAGAagtgtgttacttgaactctgaagcatttatttgagctgtaatctgaggtgcagttaactgccgatttctgagtctggtaaccaatgaacttatcctctgcagcagaggtaactctggatcttcctttcatggtggtcctcatgagagactgTTTCAtgacagcgcttgatggtttttgcaactgcactagAAGAAATgttgaaagttcttgaaattttacggattgactgaccttcatgtcttaaagtaatgatggactgtcattttttctttacttatttgagctgttcttgccataatttggacttggtattttaccaaatagggctacacccctaccttgtcacaacgcaACTGATTGGCTGACACGCATTAAGGTAAGatattccacaaattcacttgaatttgaaatgtattccaggtgtcGACCTCGTGAatctgaatgccaagagtgtgcaaagttgtcatcaaggcaaagggtggctacattgaagaatctcaaatatattttgatttgttgaaaactttttgggttactacatgattccatgtgtgtaatttcatagttttgatgtcttcactattattctacaatgtagaaaatcataaaaataaagaaaaacccttgaatgagtaggtgtgtccaaacatttgactggtactgtatgcatgcatgtcggaggctcctcagaggaggaaggggaggaccatcctcctcagtgaacttcatacaaataaatgtaaaacatttaGACAAAACTATACTAAATAGATTCACatttcaccaaataatttattaaaacacactgttttgcaatgaaggtctacagtagcctcaacagcactccatggtgtagccggaggacagctagatTCCCTCCTCCTCTTGTTATATTGACTTCAAATACAAAATCTAGGAGGCTCTTcattctcacccccttccatagatttaaaaagtaattatgacaacttccagaggacgtcctccaacctatcagagctcttgcagcatgaactcacatgttgtccacccaatcaaaggatcagataactaatctagtactgaaagcataagatacagctagctagcactgcagtgcataaaatgtggtgagtaattgactcagagagagaaagacaatagttgaacagtttaacaaattaatattttaaaaaatgaaagagaagagaggagtgccATTTTTCACGTTCAGGTTCACTTAcctagctagcaaatgcagctggctagtttagcctactcaaacacccggctcaaacagagggatgctatgttagctaatgttagctggctgtgACTATCCAACAACATAcctccaagtcaaggtaagcttttggttttattaatttattgccaccagggCCCGTCGGTGTAACTGCCTACTGACTAAACATTcatgttactgcatgattgtaggaGTTTTTTTTAGCCTGCTCACATACAGCTGAtttgttgtgcattgaagtccacaaaggAATGGATAAAGGTGAGAAGAGAAGAGTGCATAGaggcgagaaggaatacaacgtggtgTTTACGCATGATCAGAGGTGTATTCACTCTggcaattctgttgaaaaacatttcttaaaacggAAGCAAATGAAACAGggaaaaattttaaaaaatgttctcctctctcatcaTAAACAGCACTAACCACCAATGGTATGTATTTCCACACTAcgaggttggaataatattgtgaaatCCGGAATATTCTATTTAAGTAGAAGAACGGTTGGAAAATACATCTCAGCCTGCTTTGGTGGGTTTGAGTTTTTGCATGCCTGGTAGTGATGGGATGGTTGATAGCACTACTGATTCGACACAACATATCGATGCTCGTATTAAAAGTAAAAATATCACGTGATGATGACATTGGAAGCGTTGGTGGTCCCACAAGCATCTGACAGGTGTCGTAACAGAGAGCCGATCACTGCTAGCAGATTTTTGTTTTTATCTAGACATTTCACCTTCTTAGCAGGTGGAAAGCTACTGTAGCTCAGGGCACAGCGCCATAAGGTAGAATAATCTATTCTGAAATTGTAGCACACCATTGAATCTTGAGTGCCTATTTAGAATTGTCTTTCTCAGTGATTGTAAATTAAACAGCCAAAGGAATGTTGACAAGCAGTTACCACGTAATAAATGACATACAAAGCTTAGTTTGATCCCTCCCTCAGTGGATCCCGCTGTGGCTTCCAAGACATTGAGCCCTGCTGGGCACTATTTACAGGGTTAATATAAACATTCTTCTCCAGTTCTCGCATGACAGGTGGTTCTGCCTGTACAGCAGCAGCAATTGAGTCTGTGTTCTTAATGCACAGGAACGAATCCCTGTTTGGATGTTCATTTTTTTCTTTGAAACACTGGTTACATTGTATTTCTAACTTTTAAATCAAGTGTTTTGATAAGCATAggctgttcattttttatttaacaacCTAAATCATACAAGAGACTGTGGctccattgtaaaaaataataatatatattacataCCCATTCAATAGTTTGGGGATACTTAGAAATGTCCGTGttcttgaaagaaaagcacatttttcatccattaaaatagcatcaaattgatcagaaatacagtgtagacagtgttgattacaggctcaaaatggcctaccccttcacagaacagcacaaactgtctctaaccagaatagaaagaggagtgggaggcccggtgcacaactgagaaagaggacaagtacattagagtgtctagtttgagaaacagatgcctctcacaagtcctcaactggcagcttcattaaatggtacccgcaaaacaccagtctcaatgtcaacagtgaagaggcgacttcaGGATGCTGGTGTTTcgataaaataatataaaaaaataattacTATTTTCGGTTTCAATTATTttggttgaatgctgtaacacagaataaaacgATTTATAAAAGTTCCATGATTGCGCATTACTGCTTAACACATACAAACTATAATTTATtcactttaataaaatatttcagttgtgcaTTTTATATGATTACTATTTCATTCCAagcaagtcatcatctcatctctgtggAGCTGCTGCCTGTGCTGTCTGACAAAAATCACTGTTTTGTAGTTCTTctaagtaaataaggcatacttttatgatggctgaataccaactatcaatcactttgATCCTGCATTTTCAGGTAAAGAGACCTCGAGAAGCATCAGCTGCTCTCTATGTCCTCACGATTGCGAATTCTTGTCTCTTCCATAGCAGTCGTAAATGATACACAGACCAAGTAGATGCGctatggattatggtcattgttgTTAATTACCACAGTTTAATACAATAAagtatgtagaatattggcctgttggaaactacaactccttACAGTTCAAACGGGATTGGATTTATTTCTAGAGCAATGTGCACATGGAGATCAAAGAAGAAAAAAGAACTAAATGAAATTAAAATAATTGAACCGAAGTCAGTCAATAAGTTGTTTAAAACCCGAAAAATAACCGACATTTTGGTGAAATCACCAACCATGGATGCAAAGTAAACAGGGCAAAAAGTTTGTTTACCAACGCTCACGCCTATCCATTGCCCCATGACATTTTGATAGAGGCAATGGGAAAACAGGTTTATATAAACATGCTGATTTGTATTCCTGACCAGTAGATGTCTCTAAGGTGCACTGTGTTAAAAGTTCAGTTATTAACAGTTTTTCGGCACAATTGAGTGAAAGCCCCAAAGGCATTGGTTACCCATCACTACTGCTTGGTGTTatcaccaggcggtaaattagttaatagaccaataacaaaaaTAGTTCCAAACCTCGACGCAAATATCAGATAGTTTTCCCCACCCCAATCAGACCACTGACAGACAGTCCttgcaaaattcttgcttgataaGTTGCTCTTTGCTAAAAGaggctatttttgtttctttttgaccattttaattgaaaacaatcacaataAGGTATTTAATTGTTAtctagaaatgatttgatattgagataaaaacagctgcattggacctttaggTAGACACTTAAGTCCCTCTGGGGTCTGGGAAcaaaacattatgttttcaaactCAAACTTCTGTGATGGTTAGAAAAGttagaaaaaacaaaacaaaaaaatgaatGGTCTTAAACAGTAAAATTACCTGAAAGATATCTGAATTTCAACTTCTGACAACATCTTCAAGAACCAAAGCAAAAGCTTTCAATCTCACCTCTGTTTTGATGGTTAGGGACCTCTTCCCTAGCTTGCCCAGAAAGTGCAGCGGAGAGAGCATGGCCCCCAGTTCCCGGAGGTTGGtgtatttgagctggtcagtcagTGTGGTGTAGGGGATCCCTGCCAGGGGACCCAGGCTGGGCAATGAGCCGGCTGTCATCCGAGGATCTGGGATTGGTCCCGGCATCATATAAGACCCAGCCGTGACCACAGCTGATAGGAACAGGGACAAAAGGGCAGGAAAATACATGAAGAAAATCAAAGATGTGGATTGAGATGTACAATTCACCACCTTGTCCCCATGTTCTGAATATTTCACAACATTTTGCAGCTGTACCAGAGTAAAAGATCTGAATACATTTTACTCAAAATATTCACATTTCAAACCTGCTTCTAGTTTTGGCATTGTAGACAGATAATTGGTTTACATTCATTTCAGTCTGCTAAAGGGCTTAAATGTGTCATTTACTCGAGTGCACCTGGTTTCCCTGGCAGACTTCTCTAATGAAATGTTGGCATGTTGCAGAGCAGGAGGCCGAGGCTGTCTCCCATTAGGCCATTTTATTATTTCATCTCTCTTTTTTTCTGGAATGTATGTATACTCCCATTTACAGAGGTCTTGGCAATGATCTATGTGGTGTTTTTTTATTCCCAAGAAGGCCAAGAGAGGCACACAACCCTGCACAAAAGTAGACTCAGACACGTTCCACTTTATCCCACGGAGAGCTACAGACTGCCATTGCCAACAAACATCCATTTCCCATGTTTTCCTCCATATGAGCCTTTTCTCCATGTCAGCGAGGTGGAATGTGGCTGGAGGATCTCAGGACAATGTGGCCAACCCTGGTCCTCTGATAAAggcccttcctctatcccttctcctCCTATTTTGTCTGACTAAACTGACACTATCCAAGAGCTATGGTGTCATACTTGTTCACCAGCATCTAGCCTGTAAATCTGTTTGGTTTATAACTGTagtgatatacagtgcattcggaaagtatactACAGACCCCTTCattgtttccacattttgttacgttacagccttaatctaaaattgattaaataaatatttaaaaatcatgaatctacacacaataccctataatgccaaagcgaaaacagattttttgaaatttctgcaaatgtattacaaataaaaaacagaaataccttatttacataagtattgaaaccctttgctatgagatttgaaattgagctcaggtgcatcctcttcccattgatcatccttgagatgtttacaacttggagtccaccggtggtaaattcaattgactggacatgatttggaaaggcacatgcctgtctatataaggtcccacagttgacagtgcatgacagagcaaagaccaagccatgaggtcgaatgaattgtccgtagagctccgagacagaattgtgttgaggcacagatctggggaagggttccaACAAATATCAGCAGCATTGAAgtcccaagaacacaatggcctccatcattcttaaatggaagaagtttgtaaccacccagactcttcctagaactggctgcccggccaaactgagcaatcagggagaagggccttggtcagggaggtgaccaagaacccgatgatcactctgacagagctccagagttcctctgtggagatgggagaaccttccagaaggacaaccatatctgcagcactccaccaaccaggcctttatggcagagtgttcagacggaagccactcctcagcaaaGGGCACATGACAgttcacttggagtttgccaaaaggcacctaacagagactctcagaccattagaaacaagattctctgttctgatgaaaacatgactgaactatttggcctaaatgccaagtgtcacatctggaggaaacctggcaacatccctaaggtgaagcatggtggtggcagcatcatgctgtggggatgtttttcagcagcatggactgggaggctagtcaggatcaagggaaagatgaacagagcaagtacagagagagccttgatgaaaacctgctccagagtgctcaggacctcgaACTGGGggcgaagtttcaccttccaaccggacaatgaccctaagcacacagccaagacaacgcaggagtggcttcgggacaagtatctgaatgtccttgagtgacccagacAGAGCCAGGACTGGAGACCCGAatctccccatccaatctgacatagcttgaggatctgcagcaaagaatgggagaaactccccaaatacaggtgtgccaagcttgtagtgtcataccaaagaagacttgaggctgtaatcgctgacaaaggtgcttcaacaaagtactgagtatagggtctgaacacttatcaCATCTCTTTTTtccaatacatttgcaaatgtctaaaaccctgttttggctttgttattatggggtaattgtgtgtagattgatgaggggaaaaactacGTAATCAGtttaagaataaggctgaaacgtaacaacatttggaaagagtctaggagtctgaatactttccgaatgcactacgTTTCGCAAGGACATCTGCTTCTATTCCCAGGAGAGTAGCAAGTAATTAATTTGGTAGGATGATAGATAGGGTAtagtatataaactcagcaaaagaagaaacgtcctctcactgtcaactgcgtttattttcagcaaactaaacatgtgtaaatatttgtatgaacataacaagattcaacaactgagacaaactgaacaggttccgcagacatgtgactaacagaaatggaataatgtgtccctgaacaaaggagagGGTCAAGATCAAAAGTAGATCAAAAgtaaccagctgcattaagtactgcaatgAATCTCcacctcgtggactgcacc
Above is a genomic segment from Oncorhynchus gorbuscha isolate QuinsamMale2020 ecotype Even-year linkage group LG10, OgorEven_v1.0, whole genome shotgun sequence containing:
- the LOC124045265 gene encoding jun dimerization protein 2-like, with the translated sequence MQRFPIFKIYSRPSADKKKGQLLHSGSKSAVVTAGSYMMPGPIPDPRMTAGSLPSLGPLAGIPYTTLTDQLKYTNLRELGAMLSPLHFLGKLGKRSLTIKTERDEEEDRRKRRREKNKVAAARCRNKKKERTDYLQRESERLEVMNSELKAQIEELKHERQQLIIMLNHHRPTCIVRTDSVKTPESEANPLLEQLEG